Genomic segment of bacterium:
ACAAAATTCGGTGGCGAAAACGAAAACCCCCAGTCAGAAACCCGCCCGCATTCCTCCCCAGACCCCTCCTGCGGGCGGGACGGGAGCCGAGGCAGGGCAATTCCATTCCCCCAGAAAAATAGTTTGCCCTGCCGAGTCCAAATTAGTTTTCAGGATTTTCGTCAAAGAAAGTTCGAACATCAGTCAAAAAACACCGCAGCGAACGAAGTGAGCAGTGTACCTTTTGGTTAAAATCCGAACCTACTTTGATGAAGAGTCAAACAATAACTTTCTAGTCTCTTCAGCAAGTGATATAGTTAATCAAAAGTCGACGATTTAATCAATAAAATAATGAGGTCAAAAATCATGGCATTATTTCTTGGAGTCCACGATCTAAAAAAGAGTATGGGCGGCGGCTGGGAAGGTTATAAAAAGGCCTGTGCCGAGCTTGGCTGCCGCGCCATCCATGCGTACTCAAACAATGAAAGAAAGGTTGGGTACTGCGTGACGGAAGCGTCCTCTGCGGATGAAGTGCGTAAGGCGCACGAGAACGCCAATATATCGTTGGAAGACGTTTTTGAAGTCAATCGTTCGGAATAATAATTTAACAAATGGATAAAATATGAACACTATTGTTAAAAAGAGTTTCGCATCCCCGGACGAGGTCTACAATCCAAAAAAAACGATGAAGCTTGAAATTCTTGATGTGGGAGAGGGTCTTAAATTGCAGAGGAATACGGCACAGCCGGGGTATCATGGGGAAGATTGTCCATATGACCATGTGCTATACGTAGTTTCAGGTACATTCCATGTCCGTATGCCCGGAGGTAATGAAATTGAATTTGGCCCCGGCGAAGTCGGAGTAATACCCGCCGGACACGATTTACGGGTTACAAGCAGTGAACCCGCAGTCTGGTTGGAAATCAAGCGCTAAAATCTTATTGCCGCCAAAGAAAAACTTGAAATCGTCCTTTCCGCTCCGGTTCCCGCCTTCACTCAAGAGTTTCGGTCGGGCAGGTAAGGCGAGGCGGGCGGAAGGTGTGGGGGTCTTCCGCCCGCCGAGCCCAAAGAGTTCCGTTCGGAGATTTTCAAACAGACACCGCAACGAACGAAGTGAGCGAGGATGAGGGTTGGTTCGAGGGCGGAGGGGGTCGGGGAACCTGCTGCGACCGTTGAGGAGAGCACTCAACCACAAAGTTTCAAAAGGAAACTTTGTGGTTGAGGTTGAGAACCGTGGGTTCTCCAGGAGAAGCGGAGCGACGAGGTTCAATGCCCACCTCCTCCGCAGATTGAAACCTCCTGTTCCGAAAGCCGATGCACCCCGCGCCAACGTGCGTGGCATGGACCCATGGAACAAGGGACCCTTTTCATCAGACTGCGACCCTGACGAACCTCGTTACCTCCACCCGCTCGCCGAATTTCTGCGATGCGGCGGTGACGAGGTCGCGGATGCGCCGCGTCTCGTCTTTAATGAACGGCTGTTCGAGTAAAATTTTCTCCGCAAAGTACGCATCGAGTTTGCCGGAAATAACCTTCTCGCGGATCTCCACG
This window contains:
- a CDS encoding DUF4242 domain-containing protein, with translation MALFLGVHDLKKSMGGGWEGYKKACAELGCRAIHAYSNNERKVGYCVTEASSADEVRKAHENANISLEDVFEVNRSE
- a CDS encoding cupin domain-containing protein codes for the protein MNTIVKKSFASPDEVYNPKKTMKLEILDVGEGLKLQRNTAQPGYHGEDCPYDHVLYVVSGTFHVRMPGGNEIEFGPGEVGVIPAGHDLRVTSSEPAVWLEIKR